A DNA window from Polyangiaceae bacterium contains the following coding sequences:
- a CDS encoding cobalamin-dependent protein (Presence of a B(12) (cobalamin)-binding domain implies dependence on cobalamin itself, in one of its several forms, or in some unusual lineages, dependence on a cobalamin-like analog.) — protein sequence MSGADRPRVALLWPGGLFAGGANFGVPQLLMIARALQQRTGAQVDVIDLDMERAIGAVDLAKLFAPRYDVVGISCYSSYDYLKVMALAERIRTLQPQAWLVTGGYHASARPGDFTREDSPFDYVVVGDGENPMCRLVEDLARGKRPLQRVQGPDAVAHIQHLVPYDWELLARYRPVARSVASQAEIYLSRGCPFDCAFCMERAKRDVSWRPLDPLAAVEELHRLDRFLDLSRWTLFVADALFGMKRRWRREFLEALAAHPIRARKVWLLIRVDLMEREDIELMARANVSPGFGLESGDPEQLARIRKSGHLEDYLERMLAVASWAREHDVPFGANIIVGHPGETEGSMRRSAAYMKRLFLDPPRGTTGFLSVDPFRLYPGSPIDEERADWEARTGFRPHHYPWWEDGDQDFLSEWVDPSRELDFRQALRLRHELFAPIVRGIADRFCYGGPARDYYQRAVDEQVALMNPRRLLRTLGLYHLWRGLTGEVPAAERPTLLAADTELRAAARALREATLAATGLKCGDAVRQALLDVPRERFVELEDVPASAEDRALSLGEAGLSTISALHAYATSFDALALQAGDHLADLGAGTGYGSAVAAQIVGLEGRVTAVEWDAALAARAQTNLHDLTHVRFHCGDAHDTTLWDGANKVSLGFAVQHVPASFLDALPVGGRLVAPVGGDPQVLELYERTESGIERRELGKVRYVPDRHAHQPAADLT from the coding sequence GTGTCCGGCGCCGATCGCCCGCGCGTCGCGCTGCTATGGCCCGGCGGACTCTTCGCGGGCGGCGCCAACTTCGGCGTGCCGCAGCTGTTGATGATCGCGCGCGCACTCCAACAGCGTACGGGCGCGCAGGTCGACGTCATCGATCTCGACATGGAGCGTGCCATCGGCGCCGTCGACCTCGCCAAGCTGTTCGCGCCACGCTACGACGTCGTCGGCATCTCCTGCTACTCGTCCTACGACTACTTGAAGGTGATGGCGCTGGCGGAGCGCATTCGCACGCTGCAACCCCAGGCCTGGCTCGTGACCGGGGGCTATCACGCCAGCGCGCGCCCTGGTGACTTCACTCGCGAGGACTCGCCCTTCGACTACGTCGTGGTGGGCGACGGCGAGAATCCCATGTGTCGCCTGGTGGAGGACCTGGCGCGAGGCAAGCGCCCGCTGCAACGCGTTCAGGGTCCCGATGCCGTCGCCCACATCCAGCACTTGGTACCCTACGACTGGGAGCTCTTGGCGCGCTACCGCCCCGTCGCGCGAAGCGTGGCGTCTCAGGCGGAGATCTATCTGTCGCGCGGCTGTCCCTTCGACTGCGCGTTCTGCATGGAGCGGGCCAAGCGCGATGTCTCCTGGCGTCCCCTGGACCCCCTGGCCGCGGTGGAGGAACTGCACCGCCTCGATCGCTTCTTGGATCTTTCGCGCTGGACACTGTTCGTCGCGGATGCCCTGTTCGGCATGAAGCGCCGCTGGCGCCGCGAGTTCCTCGAAGCGCTGGCGGCCCACCCGATCCGCGCGCGCAAGGTGTGGCTCTTGATCCGTGTGGATCTGATGGAACGCGAAGACATCGAACTGATGGCCCGCGCCAACGTCAGCCCCGGATTCGGACTCGAGTCTGGGGATCCCGAGCAACTCGCGCGCATCCGCAAGAGCGGCCACTTGGAGGACTACCTGGAGCGAATGCTCGCCGTCGCAAGCTGGGCGCGGGAACACGACGTGCCCTTTGGCGCCAACATCATCGTCGGACACCCCGGCGAGACTGAAGGCAGCATGCGCCGCAGTGCCGCCTACATGAAACGGCTGTTCCTGGACCCACCCCGCGGCACTACCGGGTTTCTCAGCGTCGACCCCTTCCGCCTGTATCCGGGTTCGCCCATCGACGAGGAGCGAGCGGACTGGGAGGCACGTACCGGCTTTCGTCCGCATCACTACCCGTGGTGGGAGGACGGTGATCAAGACTTCTTGAGCGAGTGGGTGGACCCATCCCGCGAGCTCGATTTCCGCCAAGCGCTTCGCCTGCGCCACGAGCTCTTCGCTCCCATCGTCCGCGGCATCGCGGACCGCTTCTGCTATGGCGGCCCCGCGCGCGACTACTACCAGCGCGCCGTCGACGAACAAGTGGCGCTGATGAACCCGCGGCGCCTGCTCCGAACCCTCGGCCTCTACCACCTGTGGCGCGGCCTCACCGGCGAGGTGCCCGCAGCCGAGCGACCGACCTTGCTCGCCGCGGACACGGAGCTGCGCGCTGCGGCGCGCGCCTTGCGTGAAGCCACCTTGGCAGCGACTGGGCTGAAGTGCGGCGATGCCGTACGACAGGCGCTGCTCGACGTCCCGCGCGAGCGCTTCGTGGAGCTCGAAGACGTTCCAGCCTCCGCTGAGGATCGCGCGCTGTCCCTGGGCGAAGCGGGGCTCTCCACCATTTCCGCCCTGCACGCCTACGCCACTTCCTTCGATGCCCTCGCGCTGCAAGCCGGTGATCATCTCGCCGATCTCGGAGCGGGCACGGGCTACGGCAGCGCCGTGGCTGCGCAGATCGTCGGACTCGAAGGCCGCGTCACCGCCGTGGAGTGGGATGCGGCGCTGGCGGCGCGCGCGCAGACGAACCTGCACGACCTCACGCACGTGCGCTTCCACTGCGGCGACGCCCACGACACCACACTGTGGGATGGAGCGAACAAGGTCAGCCTGGGCTTCGCCGTGCAACACGTGCCCGCATCCTTTCTCGACGCCTTACCCGTCGGCGGCCGGCTCGTCGCGCCCGTCGGCGGTGATCCACAAGTCTTGGAGCTGTACGAGCGAACCGAAAGCGGCATCGAACGCCGCGAGCTCGGCAAAGTGCGCTACGTCCCCGACCGCCACGCCCACCAACCCGCAGCGGATCTCACGTAG
- a CDS encoding RNA polymerase factor sigma-32 translates to MAREYDSALSRYITQVHRYPKLDREAEYELASRWVKRQDPKAAEQLVRAHLRYVVAIALKYRRYGVPISELVAEGNFGLVHALKKFEPERGNRFVTYAAYWIRAYVLNYVIRSWSLVGVGSGALRSKLFFKLRRERVRVMNLLGDREKADEALAEQFKVPKEQLANMLRRLESRDLSLDTHVFDDSATTLVDTLVSPDPGQDQGVVHDQQRSLVKRTVRNALEVLDPRERFIVERRLLADNEDELSLAELGRRLGVSRERARQLEERAKRKLRNRITEITRVEGVDLAELESAA, encoded by the coding sequence ATGGCGCGCGAATACGACTCAGCTCTGTCCAGGTACATCACCCAGGTGCATCGCTACCCGAAGCTGGACCGGGAAGCCGAGTATGAGCTCGCAAGCCGCTGGGTGAAGCGACAGGACCCCAAGGCCGCCGAGCAGCTCGTGCGCGCCCACCTGCGCTACGTGGTCGCCATCGCGCTCAAGTATCGCCGCTATGGCGTGCCCATCTCCGAGCTCGTCGCCGAGGGCAACTTCGGTCTGGTGCACGCGCTGAAGAAGTTCGAGCCCGAGCGCGGAAATCGTTTCGTGACCTACGCGGCCTACTGGATCCGAGCCTACGTGCTCAACTACGTCATTCGCTCGTGGAGTCTCGTGGGCGTCGGCTCCGGCGCGCTACGGTCGAAGCTGTTCTTCAAGCTGCGACGCGAGCGAGTTCGCGTGATGAATCTGCTCGGGGATCGCGAGAAGGCCGACGAAGCATTGGCAGAACAGTTCAAGGTCCCGAAGGAGCAATTGGCAAACATGCTGCGCCGTTTGGAGTCGCGCGATCTGTCTCTCGACACCCACGTGTTCGACGATTCCGCCACGACGCTGGTGGACACCTTGGTCAGCCCGGATCCCGGACAGGACCAAGGCGTGGTGCACGATCAACAGCGCAGCTTGGTCAAGCGCACCGTGCGCAACGCACTGGAGGTGCTCGACCCCCGTGAACGCTTCATCGTCGAGCGCCGATTGCTCGCCGACAACGAAGACGAACTGTCCCTGGCCGAACTCGGGCGTCGCCTCGGTGTTTCCCGTGAACGCGCACGGCAGCTCGAAGAGCGCGCCAAGCGCAAGCTGCGCAACCGCATCACCGAAATCACCCGCGTCGAAGGGGTAGATCTCGCAGAGCTGGAAAGCGCCGCCTGA
- a CDS encoding PQQ-binding-like beta-propeller repeat protein translates to MFEFPDRLARLAFIASLGLGTALATPQDPTRTLRVFVGRPAGPAPMVGFDTAHSYSTRLPLPERPAILWRARVSAGIRGDIVTDGKALVAITNGNSLVQLDVRGKETWSARPAAGALLARPAITAKSERIAVSSSGKLLVASPRGQSREVSLPIAINRPTTPLPVESGGVVLCSGPDALWLTQDYGIRVQSKLPDDIIDSVARAEDVLLVTTRGDVFGWRPPAAPRRLASFGGRVGGGVALSSPTHVTAVVDGVRLVDVNLKSDTRHIRLQSTTPLQGPPTLLTSGEVLVTTSQGLLLGYDRSGLETWRVATEPALAAAGAASVGADAPAVIGGSGRVAVARPGLDVALISADGTLVAAPGTACTDPESLVPLAPRRLVLACADGELFGIGSGKASR, encoded by the coding sequence ATGTTCGAATTCCCTGACCGCCTCGCGCGCCTTGCCTTCATCGCGTCCCTGGGTCTGGGCACCGCCCTGGCGACGCCCCAGGATCCCACCCGCACGTTGCGAGTCTTCGTCGGACGTCCCGCAGGTCCGGCGCCCATGGTCGGCTTCGACACGGCCCACAGCTACAGCACGCGACTTCCCTTGCCCGAGCGTCCGGCGATCCTCTGGCGCGCGCGCGTCAGTGCCGGCATCCGCGGCGATATCGTCACCGACGGCAAAGCGCTCGTGGCGATCACGAACGGCAATTCCCTGGTGCAACTCGACGTCCGCGGCAAGGAAACCTGGAGCGCGCGTCCTGCGGCCGGCGCACTCCTCGCTCGCCCCGCGATCACTGCGAAGAGCGAGCGTATCGCCGTGAGCAGTTCGGGAAAGCTCTTGGTCGCATCCCCACGCGGTCAATCGAGAGAGGTGTCGCTGCCCATCGCGATCAATCGCCCGACCACACCATTGCCCGTGGAGAGCGGCGGTGTGGTGCTGTGCTCGGGCCCCGACGCGCTGTGGTTGACGCAAGACTACGGGATCCGAGTGCAGAGCAAGCTGCCCGACGACATCATCGACAGCGTCGCCCGAGCGGAAGACGTGCTCTTGGTCACCACGCGCGGTGACGTCTTTGGCTGGCGGCCGCCGGCGGCGCCTCGCCGGCTAGCGAGCTTCGGCGGGCGAGTCGGCGGAGGCGTCGCGCTATCGTCTCCGACCCACGTGACCGCCGTCGTCGACGGTGTACGTTTGGTGGACGTGAATCTGAAGAGCGACACCCGTCACATTCGCCTGCAGAGCACGACGCCGCTGCAAGGGCCGCCGACGCTGCTGACGAGCGGCGAGGTGTTGGTCACCACGAGCCAGGGCTTGCTCCTCGGCTACGACCGCAGCGGCCTGGAAACCTGGCGCGTCGCCACAGAGCCGGCGCTCGCCGCGGCGGGCGCCGCCAGCGTCGGCGCGGACGCCCCGGCCGTCATCGGAGGAAGCGGCCGCGTCGCCGTGGCTCGGCCTGGGCTGGACGTCGCGCTGATCAGCGCCGACGGCACTCTCGTCGCGGCGCCGGGCACGGCCTGCACGGACCCCGAGAGCCTCGTCCCCCTTGCACCACGCCGGCTGGTCTTGGCGTGTGCCGATGGCGAACTGTTCGGGATCGGGTCGGGTAAGGCCTCGCGCTGA
- a CDS encoding S41 family peptidase, with amino-acid sequence MWARRRLGLAVCLASTLSVVAARAGEFDASGTFQPDEGAELVLSFEGDKVAGVSCSGSCEARLSKAELALHGEQYLSLSANQSAFELALGLVSDATYEARAWVRHGRVWVRVVADYANRPSETTYLFPTGRVTSDGWVELKSAAFSLAASTATRIGLRINGGSAELDAVEIRRVGGVAPLRACLGAGDPVCGSEAECIGEYCREGNRFVPPLPDAEYRDSVTAYLRARLTQFFGGKRSRAENLPHALQELEAMKQATSAWQYWNAHSKAIRALDDWHTGSSSGISGVGSTRRLGVCFIEGTADLTQTQAPSDAELADVLVSHVGPDATMGLVPGDRLVAVDGKHPLRWARALRDHNWRHHVATDPEVQTELAESMRSLIVDFAKELSVVRCDPTTLTCGKVETIPVGALPTSGAIPRCDNRPSYHLLEPPESSPGALESLHQLPFIPWLDLVTDSQPGESIYGMTFDTVYGTSQGLTPFFLDANKTFKSKARGVILDHRAGNGGTKDAATAISQLVRPAEMIAVGPTFVTVAGDDGASSAAEGLQRFKELSAQYGQPFTVGASIHDPALPVAFVIHRDGSASDLLALALKGAPNVRVFGHHKTAGAFSSFYEYSYWSRYEYQVASGDCLLADGSALIGHGVTPDEIVQHSQTSLLRHEDAPYDAALSWVRSRLK; translated from the coding sequence ATGTGGGCGCGACGACGGCTTGGCCTTGCTGTGTGCCTGGCGTCGACGCTCAGCGTCGTCGCGGCGCGGGCTGGCGAGTTCGATGCGTCGGGCACCTTCCAGCCCGACGAGGGGGCAGAGCTGGTGCTCTCCTTCGAAGGCGACAAGGTCGCCGGAGTCAGCTGCAGCGGTTCTTGCGAAGCGCGGCTGAGCAAGGCCGAGCTGGCGCTCCACGGTGAGCAGTACTTGTCGCTCAGCGCGAACCAGTCCGCCTTCGAACTCGCGCTGGGCCTGGTGTCCGACGCAACCTACGAAGCGCGAGCTTGGGTGCGTCACGGCCGCGTCTGGGTCCGCGTCGTCGCTGACTACGCGAACCGCCCGTCCGAGACCACGTACCTTTTTCCCACCGGACGGGTCACCAGCGACGGTTGGGTCGAGCTGAAGAGCGCGGCATTTTCTCTGGCGGCCTCGACGGCGACCCGGATTGGCCTACGCATCAACGGGGGCAGCGCGGAACTCGACGCGGTGGAGATCCGTCGTGTGGGCGGCGTCGCGCCGCTGCGCGCCTGCCTGGGCGCGGGTGACCCGGTGTGCGGGAGCGAGGCCGAGTGCATCGGTGAGTACTGTCGCGAGGGGAATCGCTTCGTGCCGCCACTGCCCGACGCCGAGTACCGCGATAGCGTCACCGCCTACTTGCGGGCGCGACTGACGCAGTTCTTTGGCGGCAAGCGCAGCCGTGCGGAGAACTTGCCGCACGCCTTGCAAGAGCTGGAAGCCATGAAGCAGGCAACCAGTGCGTGGCAGTACTGGAACGCGCACTCCAAGGCGATTCGCGCCCTGGACGACTGGCACACGGGGAGCTCCAGTGGCATCAGCGGGGTGGGTAGCACGAGACGCCTTGGCGTCTGTTTCATCGAGGGCACGGCGGACTTGACTCAGACTCAGGCGCCGTCGGACGCGGAGCTGGCCGACGTGCTCGTCAGCCACGTGGGGCCCGACGCCACGATGGGACTCGTGCCGGGGGATCGCCTCGTGGCCGTCGACGGCAAGCATCCACTGCGCTGGGCACGCGCGCTGCGAGATCACAACTGGCGCCACCACGTGGCCACGGATCCCGAGGTGCAGACCGAACTCGCCGAGTCGATGCGCTCGCTGATCGTCGACTTCGCCAAGGAGCTGAGTGTGGTGCGGTGTGACCCGACGACGCTGACCTGTGGCAAGGTGGAGACCATTCCCGTCGGCGCGCTGCCGACCAGCGGCGCGATTCCTCGCTGCGACAATCGTCCGAGTTACCACTTGCTCGAGCCGCCCGAGTCGAGCCCCGGGGCCTTGGAGTCACTGCACCAGCTGCCCTTCATCCCCTGGCTCGATCTGGTGACCGACAGCCAGCCCGGTGAGTCGATCTACGGCATGACCTTCGACACAGTGTACGGCACCTCGCAGGGGCTCACGCCGTTCTTCCTCGATGCCAACAAGACCTTCAAGAGCAAGGCACGCGGCGTCATCCTGGACCATCGCGCGGGCAACGGCGGAACCAAGGATGCAGCGACGGCCATCTCGCAGCTGGTGCGTCCCGCGGAGATGATCGCGGTAGGGCCGACCTTCGTGACCGTGGCGGGCGATGACGGCGCGAGCAGTGCCGCCGAAGGACTGCAGCGCTTCAAGGAGCTGTCTGCGCAGTATGGTCAACCCTTCACGGTAGGCGCGAGCATTCACGACCCTGCCTTGCCCGTGGCCTTCGTGATCCACCGCGATGGCTCGGCGAGCGATCTCCTCGCCCTTGCGCTCAAGGGCGCGCCCAACGTGCGCGTGTTCGGGCATCACAAGACCGCAGGCGCGTTCTCTTCCTTTTATGAGTACAGCTACTGGTCGCGCTACGAGTATCAGGTGGCGAGCGGGGACTGCCTGCTCGCGGACGGCAGCGCGTTGATCGGGCATGGCGTGACTCCCGACGAGATCGTGCAGCACTCGCAGACCTCCTTGCTGCGTCACGAAGATGCGCCCTACGACGCGGCCCTGAGTTGGGTGAGGAGCCGACTGAAATGA
- a CDS encoding GYF domain-containing protein yields MKFLCPSCKAKYQIADEKVAGRSVRMKCRKCGHMISISKAVTEGSVSRKLDGLSDRPPPPSSSRGAWREPGAGAPAAAPPPRPPPRRPAVGTAPIPAAPRPIAERTPPPRPTAPSTGAILSPAPHAQAPAPHAHPPQAHPPPRKTNGNGAAAALAYAPPTEDPFYDEDEHTVVAPVGGLAGVFSQSLGAAESAPLSTLSTPADEWYVGINGVPVGPIRLSELRSKASSGAITLDSLVWRDGFEEWMPLRTFPELVAIVEEGVSSARASLTPLSPPWTSSQPPPAPIPSQPEVYDPFRQPAPAPGPSDLGDPFAAPAAAAAPAAGLATTLSTPYAAPQAPPVDIDESVIPKRSGTPMLAWIAVAVALIFGLGVGFVVFDKGPGETVIKYVEVEKPGANPSAAANPGETPGTPESEVDDAGAAAKTPRGTGPVAKGPGPTTEKPAEKGLNLKGLGGVDGPGPAGGPGGGAAGGAKEALDSASIQKTVSRYTSSVKRSCWQPALDTRAKDAPSSARVNVTITVSPSGSVQNVTTSGDPKGYRGLASCIQGRVRGWQFPASSGTTTVNVPFVFAAQ; encoded by the coding sequence ATGAAGTTCCTCTGCCCCAGTTGCAAGGCGAAGTACCAGATCGCCGACGAGAAGGTCGCCGGGCGATCGGTGCGGATGAAGTGTCGCAAGTGCGGGCACATGATCAGCATTTCCAAGGCGGTGACCGAGGGCAGTGTGTCGAGAAAGCTCGACGGGCTTTCGGACCGACCGCCGCCGCCGAGTTCGTCTCGCGGCGCATGGCGTGAACCAGGTGCTGGTGCACCCGCCGCCGCGCCACCACCGCGTCCGCCGCCGCGTCGACCCGCGGTAGGCACGGCACCCATTCCCGCGGCCCCGCGACCGATCGCGGAGCGTACCCCACCACCGCGGCCGACGGCTCCCTCGACCGGAGCCATTCTGTCTCCCGCCCCTCATGCGCAGGCGCCCGCGCCGCACGCGCATCCGCCGCAAGCGCACCCACCCCCGCGCAAGACGAACGGCAACGGCGCAGCTGCCGCGCTGGCCTACGCGCCGCCGACGGAAGATCCGTTCTACGATGAAGATGAGCACACCGTAGTCGCCCCCGTGGGCGGCCTGGCCGGAGTGTTCTCGCAGTCCCTCGGTGCGGCGGAGTCGGCTCCGCTCTCGACGCTCTCGACGCCCGCCGACGAGTGGTACGTGGGCATCAACGGCGTGCCGGTCGGACCGATCCGGCTGAGCGAGCTGCGCAGCAAGGCATCTTCCGGCGCGATCACCTTGGATTCACTCGTTTGGCGCGACGGCTTCGAAGAGTGGATGCCCCTGCGCACCTTCCCGGAGCTCGTGGCAATCGTGGAAGAAGGCGTGTCGAGCGCCCGTGCGTCCTTGACGCCCTTGAGCCCGCCCTGGACGTCATCGCAACCTCCGCCTGCGCCGATCCCCTCTCAGCCCGAGGTGTATGATCCCTTCCGACAGCCCGCGCCCGCGCCTGGGCCGTCGGATCTCGGCGATCCTTTCGCTGCGCCGGCTGCTGCGGCAGCGCCCGCCGCGGGGCTCGCCACGACGCTCTCGACACCCTACGCGGCACCGCAGGCGCCTCCCGTGGACATCGACGAGAGCGTCATTCCCAAGCGCAGCGGCACGCCGATGCTGGCGTGGATCGCCGTTGCGGTCGCACTGATATTTGGTCTCGGCGTCGGCTTCGTGGTCTTCGACAAGGGCCCCGGCGAGACGGTGATCAAGTACGTCGAGGTCGAGAAGCCTGGTGCGAATCCATCCGCGGCCGCCAATCCCGGCGAGACGCCGGGCACGCCCGAGAGTGAAGTCGACGACGCGGGCGCCGCGGCGAAGACGCCGCGAGGGACGGGCCCGGTTGCCAAGGGGCCAGGGCCCACAACGGAGAAGCCCGCGGAGAAGGGCCTGAACCTGAAGGGGCTAGGTGGCGTAGACGGCCCCGGTCCCGCTGGCGGCCCCGGTGGCGGCGCGGCGGGCGGCGCGAAAGAGGCGCTCGATTCGGCTTCGATTCAGAAGACGGTCAGCCGCTACACCAGCAGCGTGAAGCGCAGCTGTTGGCAGCCCGCCCTCGACACGCGCGCCAAGGACGCGCCCAGCTCGGCACGCGTCAACGTGACGATCACGGTGTCGCCTAGCGGTTCGGTGCAGAACGTCACGACCAGCGGCGACCCCAAGGGCTATCGTGGCTTGGCTAGCTGCATTCAGGGACGTGTGCGCGGTTGGCAGTTCCCGGCGTCTTCCGGGACGACCACCGTCAACGTGCCCTTCGTGTTTGCGGCGCAATGA
- a CDS encoding radical SAM protein, translated as MEATTRPKVYSVAVETTPVCNQRCDYCYNDWREDNGAGLETGGKDKLKARVAKLLDAWDIDHITVTGGEPFARSDIFEVLELIASRGAGVQIISNGGLIDDAIAERLARLGVRYVQVTLNGPDEASHGAHVGAGHFDRTLAGMDAMKRHGVPVVGCIVLTKRNHDQVGAILDIFHSRGVRSIALSRFSPAGYAARHAAQLLPTRSELLVAFRQALPFGKEQGMTLHCTMPVPPCSVEVEELDPIRFGTCPIGTQMQELALGPDGKLKNCTLHRTALGGVADILDPEVDLVALLDAPERSEYRRELPEFCQGCLHASSCAGGCGAAAEWVSGHARKFVDPFVAQHVDDDLADRLDHERKNGRTHLDVIL; from the coding sequence ATGGAGGCCACGACTCGACCCAAGGTGTACAGCGTCGCCGTGGAGACCACCCCGGTCTGCAATCAGCGCTGCGACTACTGCTACAACGATTGGCGCGAAGACAACGGGGCGGGCCTCGAGACCGGTGGCAAAGACAAGCTCAAAGCCCGGGTCGCGAAGCTGCTCGACGCCTGGGACATCGATCACATCACCGTCACCGGTGGGGAGCCGTTCGCGCGCAGCGACATCTTCGAAGTCTTGGAGCTGATCGCCTCCCGCGGAGCGGGCGTGCAGATCATCTCCAACGGCGGACTGATCGACGACGCCATCGCCGAACGGCTTGCACGCCTCGGCGTGCGCTACGTGCAGGTCACCCTCAACGGCCCCGACGAAGCTTCCCACGGAGCGCACGTCGGCGCCGGACACTTCGATCGCACCTTGGCAGGCATGGACGCCATGAAGCGCCACGGCGTCCCGGTCGTGGGCTGCATCGTGCTCACCAAGCGTAATCATGACCAAGTCGGCGCCATCCTCGACATCTTTCACAGTCGTGGCGTGCGCAGCATCGCGCTCAGCCGCTTCAGCCCCGCTGGCTACGCCGCACGCCACGCGGCGCAATTGCTACCGACGCGCAGCGAGCTGTTGGTCGCGTTTCGCCAGGCGCTGCCCTTCGGCAAAGAGCAGGGCATGACTCTGCATTGCACGATGCCGGTGCCCCCATGCAGCGTCGAAGTCGAGGAACTCGATCCGATCCGCTTTGGCACCTGCCCCATCGGCACGCAGATGCAAGAGCTGGCCCTCGGCCCCGACGGCAAGCTCAAGAACTGCACGCTGCATCGCACGGCCTTGGGCGGAGTGGCGGACATTCTGGATCCCGAAGTCGACTTGGTCGCCCTGCTCGATGCGCCCGAGCGCAGCGAGTATCGCCGCGAGTTGCCCGAGTTTTGCCAGGGCTGCCTGCACGCCTCGAGCTGCGCCGGCGGCTGCGGCGCCGCCGCCGAATGGGTCAGCGGGCACGCTCGCAAGTTCGTGGATCCCTTCGTCGCTCAACACGTGGACGACGACCTGGCCGATCGCCTCGACCACGAGCGCAAGAACGGCCGCACCCACTTGGACGTGATCTTGTAG
- the erpA gene encoding iron-sulfur cluster insertion protein ErpA, whose amino-acid sequence MISITPLAADKVKEIAQAEGLDGQGLRLRVIGGGCAGFQYDLYFEDKPTDLDERFESQGVQLYIDPLSYQYLDGTEIDYVDGVHGSGFKFGNPNVSGTCGCGSSFSV is encoded by the coding sequence ATGATATCGATTACCCCGCTCGCTGCAGACAAGGTCAAGGAGATTGCCCAGGCCGAAGGCCTCGACGGTCAAGGGCTGCGCCTGCGCGTGATCGGCGGCGGCTGCGCTGGTTTCCAGTACGACCTGTACTTCGAGGACAAACCCACGGATCTCGACGAACGCTTCGAGTCTCAGGGCGTCCAGCTCTACATCGACCCCCTCAGCTACCAGTACCTGGACGGCACCGAGATCGACTACGTCGATGGTGTCCACGGCTCGGGCTTCAAGTTCGGCAACCCGAACGTGTCCGGCACCTGCGGCTGCGGCTCGTCCTTTTCCGTCTGA